Proteins encoded in a region of the Leptolyngbya subtilissima AS-A7 genome:
- the coaE gene encoding dephospho-CoA kinase (Dephospho-CoA kinase (CoaE) performs the final step in coenzyme A biosynthesis.) → MGQRIIGLTGGIATGKSTVSEYLARVHHLPVLDADIYARQAVEPGSAVLGAIANRYGASLLHPDGTLNRGALGEIVFNQPAEKAWLEQQIHPVVRQRFGEAMAELTEAPVVVQVIPLLFEANLADQVSEIWVVTCPFDRQRQRLMERNGLTAEQATARIQSQMPLADKVALADVVIDNSADLAALSRRVDEALQHTPEGFRR, encoded by the coding sequence ATGGGCCAGCGCATTATCGGCCTAACCGGGGGCATTGCCACCGGCAAATCAACCGTATCCGAGTACCTGGCGCGAGTACACCACCTGCCCGTGCTGGATGCCGATATCTACGCTCGTCAGGCCGTGGAGCCGGGGTCGGCGGTGTTGGGGGCGATCGCCAATCGCTACGGAGCATCTCTGCTTCACCCCGACGGCACCCTGAACCGGGGAGCGCTGGGGGAAATCGTCTTTAACCAACCCGCCGAAAAAGCCTGGCTAGAGCAGCAGATTCACCCCGTGGTCCGCCAGCGTTTCGGGGAGGCGATGGCTGAGCTGACCGAGGCTCCCGTCGTGGTGCAAGTCATCCCACTTTTGTTTGAGGCCAACCTAGCTGATCAGGTGAGCGAAATTTGGGTGGTGACCTGTCCCTTTGATCGCCAACGTCAGCGCCTCATGGAACGCAATGGTTTGACTGCCGAGCAGGCCACCGCCCGCATTCAAAGCCAGATGCCCTTGGCAGACAAAGTGGCCTTGGCGGATGTGGTGATCGACAACTCCGCCGACTTGGCCGCCCTATCCCGTCGGGTGGATGAGGCGTTGCAGCACACCCCCGAGGGCTTCCGGCGCTAG
- a CDS encoding SRPBCC family protein has product MGEWLDHSVAVDVDVPVETSWNLWSDLEQMPRWMKWIDSVKVSDADPEISEWKLASRGFEFTWRSKITNLVTHQIIQWEAIDGLPNRGAIRFYDRKEGQSTVKLTVSYSVPGVIKWMDGLFLGRLVEATLQDDLNRFRDYAMADKQSPSP; this is encoded by the coding sequence ATGGGTGAATGGCTCGATCACAGCGTAGCGGTAGATGTTGATGTGCCGGTAGAAACGTCCTGGAATCTGTGGTCTGACCTAGAGCAGATGCCCCGCTGGATGAAGTGGATCGACTCTGTCAAAGTCTCCGATGCCGACCCCGAGATTTCAGAGTGGAAGCTGGCCTCCCGCGGGTTTGAGTTTACCTGGCGCTCTAAGATCACCAACCTAGTCACCCACCAGATTATTCAGTGGGAGGCGATCGACGGGCTGCCCAACCGAGGGGCCATTCGCTTTTACGATCGCAAAGAGGGTCAGTCAACCGTCAAGCTCACCGTGTCTTACTCGGTGCCTGGCGTCATCAAGTGGATGGACGGGCTGTTCCTCGGTCGGTTGGTCGAAGCTACGCTGCAAGACGACCTCAACCGCTTTCGCGACTACGCCATGGCGGACAAACAATCTCCTTCCCCCTAG
- the hisC gene encoding histidinol-phosphate transaminase, with product MSYVRPNIDAMAGYVPGEQPRPGTSIIKLNSNENPYPPSPQVIEVLRHFEDELLRRYPDPFARNFCQAIADVLGVPADWIIVGNGSDDLLNLLVRACADDAARSIVYPTPTYVLYRTLAALQPATVVEVPYPDDFQFPLKDLVAAQGAITFIATPNSPSGHVVALSDLRDLAQQASGLVVVDEAYVDFAEGSALSLVQEFDNVMVLRTLSKGYGLAGLRLGFGIANPALLAELFKVKDSYNVDALAIALGTAAMRDQSYKNTCVDKIKSSRATLTKELRHLRFTVLDSHGNFVLATPPQPNAEQLYLALKEQGILVRYFKQPRLDDKLRISVGTEEQNHSLIAALTRLTHAL from the coding sequence ATGAGTTACGTTCGCCCCAACATTGATGCGATGGCTGGCTACGTGCCGGGAGAACAGCCTCGCCCTGGCACAAGCATTATTAAGCTCAACTCCAACGAAAACCCCTATCCGCCCTCTCCCCAGGTGATCGAGGTGCTGCGGCATTTCGAGGATGAGCTGCTCAGGCGGTATCCTGACCCTTTTGCCCGTAACTTTTGCCAGGCGATCGCCGATGTTCTAGGCGTACCGGCGGACTGGATCATTGTGGGAAACGGGAGCGACGACCTGCTCAATCTTTTGGTGCGCGCCTGTGCCGACGACGCAGCCCGCTCGATTGTTTACCCCACCCCGACCTACGTGCTATATCGCACCCTGGCGGCGCTGCAACCTGCTACCGTAGTCGAGGTTCCCTATCCCGACGATTTTCAATTTCCTTTAAAGGATCTGGTGGCGGCCCAGGGGGCGATTACGTTCATTGCCACTCCAAACAGCCCTTCGGGCCACGTGGTAGCGCTGTCTGACCTGCGAGACTTAGCCCAGCAGGCTTCAGGACTAGTCGTGGTTGATGAAGCCTATGTCGATTTTGCTGAAGGTTCAGCGCTGTCGCTGGTGCAGGAATTTGACAACGTTATGGTGCTGCGCACCCTATCGAAGGGCTATGGGCTGGCGGGGCTGCGGCTAGGGTTTGGGATTGCCAATCCGGCGCTGTTGGCTGAGCTATTTAAGGTCAAAGACAGCTACAACGTCGATGCCCTAGCGATCGCCCTAGGAACGGCAGCCATGCGCGATCAATCCTACAAAAACACCTGCGTAGACAAAATCAAATCCTCGCGGGCGACGTTAACAAAAGAACTGCGGCATCTGAGATTTACCGTGCTCGATTCCCACGGCAACTTTGTCCTGGCTACGCCGCCCCAGCCCAACGCCGAGCAGCTGTATCTGGCCCTAAAAGAGCAGGGCATTTTGGTACGCTACTTCAAACAACCCCGGTTAGACGACAAGCTGCGAATTTCGGTAGGCACCGAGGAGCAAAACCACTCCCTGATCGCCGCCCTAACCCGTCTAACCCACGCCTTGTAA
- a CDS encoding DNA methyltransferase, translating to MGLTVEQPPTPTLVQGFQRSWQTLTDALVPLPGSQRRHYATLLLTRLIAVAALQQRGYLGGDEWYLHNQFGQSQQRELDGFFSQVLQPLCQQGFTLPAEERPPALRQRLGPLPFVPTGPFRFTELDQRWGHVPLPDAAFEPTLHWLADLAAATPAGLDAGLGMLLEQAVNSYDGVAMATPAPLLGALCDRTIHATLLDRAEVLIGRRHRSTEQLLKELSPAEAGTLLTELGQLTLLDPACGSGRFLVAALNQLMELALGLRAIATQNSAKTIPNWAKPSPNNPTLGLYQHLATHALYGLDLWPPAVELARLQLWLQGVQHTSQPTELTALPDLTLTVLQGNALVGLVRVDDERFDQVPPRRGVKDPEQAVPLQGNLLQPLIADSYQSVLGERQVRLEHYRSQTQLLAEVGSVPAYAQADFLRDRLDELDAIAQGKLTHLLWSEGSQQLGLRVPDPTGDRPTRPLNQTDVDATQPFHWGFYFHQQRRDQGGFDIVLSHFPRGAVEATQAGFVERYATLFEQKNVAPSTFRHNRQPVLTIDHDLTQAWAEYRGQFTWLSNYLRRSDQYPHSSLGPDGLSQNRLFWSRLFLERSLQLLRPGGRCGVLLDPFWAQSNSAPLRHWLQRQTDLATVLDLSNHQKLWPDIPSRTTLCALWLRHQGPTQGSPYAAFSKPNTALAPEALGGVLQRLIHPTG from the coding sequence ATGGGCCTTACGGTAGAGCAGCCCCCCACCCCCACCCTAGTGCAAGGCTTTCAGCGGAGCTGGCAGACGTTGACCGACGCCCTGGTGCCCTTACCCGGCAGTCAACGCCGCCACTACGCCACGCTGCTGCTCACGCGGCTGATTGCCGTGGCGGCCCTGCAACAGCGGGGCTACTTGGGCGGTGACGAGTGGTATTTACACAATCAGTTTGGCCAGAGCCAGCAGCGCGAGCTAGATGGCTTCTTCTCACAGGTGCTACAGCCGCTTTGCCAGCAGGGGTTTACCCTGCCCGCCGAGGAGCGCCCCCCAGCTTTGCGCCAGCGGCTAGGGCCACTGCCTTTTGTGCCCACAGGGCCGTTTCGATTTACAGAACTAGACCAGCGCTGGGGCCACGTTCCCCTACCCGATGCTGCCTTTGAGCCCACCCTTCACTGGCTGGCCGATCTGGCAGCGGCGACGCCCGCTGGGTTAGACGCGGGCTTGGGCATGCTGCTAGAGCAGGCGGTCAATAGCTATGACGGAGTCGCCATGGCAACGCCAGCACCACTGCTAGGGGCACTGTGCGATCGCACCATCCACGCTACCCTACTCGACCGTGCTGAAGTGCTGATCGGGCGTCGCCATCGCTCCACCGAACAGCTTTTGAAGGAACTTTCCCCCGCCGAGGCCGGAACGCTGTTGACCGAGCTAGGGCAGCTCACCTTACTCGACCCCGCCTGTGGTTCAGGGCGCTTTCTCGTAGCGGCGCTCAATCAGCTGATGGAATTGGCCCTGGGATTGCGGGCGATCGCCACCCAAAATTCTGCCAAAACTATTCCCAACTGGGCCAAACCGTCCCCCAACAACCCCACCCTAGGCCTCTACCAACACCTGGCCACCCACGCCCTCTACGGCCTTGACCTGTGGCCCCCAGCGGTAGAGCTAGCGCGGCTACAGTTGTGGCTTCAGGGCGTGCAGCACACCAGCCAACCGACAGAACTCACCGCATTGCCTGACCTCACCCTGACCGTGCTTCAGGGCAATGCTTTGGTCGGTCTAGTGCGCGTCGATGACGAACGATTCGATCAGGTGCCGCCCCGACGTGGGGTCAAAGATCCCGAACAAGCCGTTCCGCTCCAGGGAAATCTGCTCCAACCCTTGATCGCTGACAGCTACCAGTCTGTGCTGGGTGAGCGCCAGGTGCGCCTAGAGCACTACCGCAGCCAGACTCAGCTGCTGGCCGAAGTGGGCAGCGTGCCCGCCTACGCCCAGGCCGACTTTTTGCGCGATCGCCTCGACGAACTCGACGCCATTGCCCAAGGCAAGCTCACTCACCTGCTGTGGAGCGAGGGCAGCCAGCAGCTGGGCCTACGGGTGCCCGATCCGACGGGCGATCGCCCCACTCGCCCCCTGAACCAGACCGATGTCGATGCCACTCAGCCCTTCCATTGGGGATTCTATTTTCACCAGCAGCGGCGCGATCAAGGCGGCTTCGACATCGTGCTCAGCCACTTCCCTCGCGGGGCCGTGGAGGCGACCCAAGCGGGCTTTGTGGAACGCTATGCCACTCTGTTTGAGCAAAAAAACGTGGCTCCCTCTACCTTTCGGCACAACCGCCAACCGGTGCTGACCATCGACCACGACCTCACCCAAGCCTGGGCCGAGTACCGGGGCCAGTTCACCTGGCTGAGTAACTACCTGCGCCGCTCTGACCAATATCCCCACAGCAGCTTAGGGCCTGATGGCCTGAGCCAGAATCGGCTTTTTTGGTCTCGGTTATTTCTAGAACGCAGCCTGCAACTCCTGCGGCCCGGCGGTCGCTGCGGGGTGTTACTCGACCCCTTTTGGGCCCAGAGCAACAGTGCCCCCCTGCGCCACTGGCTACAGCGCCAAACCGATCTGGCTACCGTGCTCGACCTGTCAAATCACCAAAAGCTCTGGCCCGACATCCCCTCTCGTACAACGCTCTGTGCACTGTGGCTGCGGCATCAGGGACCAACCCAGGGCAGCCCCTATGCCGCTTTTTCTAAGCCCAATACGGCCCTAGCGCCGGAAGCCCTCGGGGGTGTGCTGCAACGCCTCATCCACCCGACGGGATAG
- a CDS encoding class I SAM-dependent methyltransferase, protein MPPNVLPLHTLNPLGRFSDRAQDYARYRPGYPPEAIAAILADVDNLRSLVIADVGAGTGISSRQLGDRGPRVIAVEPNAAMREAAEPHSQVVFHPGTGEQTGLADESVHIVTCCQSFHWFNAPLALAEFSRILPPGGRLALLWNDWDLEDSGTAAYYQIIHAVATRAIDHRDHTQALKAIEQQREFSRVQHLSFDHGQTLTLPEVVGRSLSSSYIPKEGRAHLQFLDTIAAWHGAWATIDGTVTLKYVTNLYLSEKMATHP, encoded by the coding sequence ATGCCCCCCAATGTCTTACCGCTTCATACCCTAAACCCGCTGGGACGCTTTTCTGACCGCGCCCAAGACTATGCTCGCTATCGGCCGGGCTATCCTCCGGAGGCGATCGCCGCCATTTTGGCCGATGTGGACAACCTGCGATCGCTAGTCATCGCTGATGTTGGGGCAGGCACGGGCATTTCGAGTCGGCAGCTGGGCGATCGCGGCCCTAGGGTGATCGCGGTCGAACCCAATGCCGCCATGCGCGAGGCGGCCGAACCGCACTCCCAAGTGGTCTTTCACCCTGGCACGGGCGAACAGACGGGGCTGGCGGATGAGTCTGTGCATATTGTCACCTGTTGCCAGTCATTTCACTGGTTCAACGCACCGCTGGCGCTGGCGGAGTTTAGCCGCATCTTGCCGCCAGGGGGGCGCTTGGCCCTGCTTTGGAATGATTGGGATCTAGAGGACTCGGGCACGGCGGCCTACTATCAGATCATCCATGCCGTAGCGACCCGCGCCATTGACCACCGCGACCACACCCAGGCGCTCAAGGCGATTGAACAGCAGCGTGAGTTTTCGCGGGTGCAGCACCTGAGCTTTGACCATGGCCAAACGCTGACGCTGCCTGAGGTGGTGGGGCGATCGCTCAGCTCGTCCTATATTCCTAAGGAAGGGCGAGCCCACCTCCAGTTTCTCGATACCATCGCCGCCTGGCATGGAGCCTGGGCCACGATCGACGGCACGGTGACGCTGAAGTATGTTACCAACCTGTATCTG
- a CDS encoding class I SAM-dependent methyltransferase: MTTTKLKPDWAGEDLLSRIVNRAIQTPALYALMKRQARQVLIKTAEKNGVPWRQTCLDLDTPEMRQRLDELTNSAVVYPDYYQVPFHAYSEGNLCWQAAFEAAPATYAMALRVWPQEELSWQTAQARLRHSFLEVLDQHGPAEVTDILDVGCSVGISTLSLHRHYAQRNPVRTVGLDLSPYMLAVAQSQDTNREIAQWVHGAAEATGFPAASFDVVTMQFVAHELPRTATQAIFAEARRVLRPGGVLAIVDNNPKSPVIQALPPVLFTLMKSTEPWSDDYYTFDLEAALVEAGFEPPIAVPSDPRHRTLVARKGM, translated from the coding sequence ATGACCACGACTAAACTCAAGCCCGACTGGGCCGGCGAAGATCTGCTCTCGCGCATTGTCAACCGCGCCATTCAAACCCCCGCTCTCTACGCCCTGATGAAGCGCCAGGCCCGCCAGGTGCTTATTAAAACCGCCGAGAAAAATGGTGTTCCTTGGCGACAAACCTGCCTCGATCTCGACACTCCCGAAATGCGTCAGCGGTTGGATGAGTTAACCAATTCGGCGGTGGTCTATCCTGACTATTACCAAGTGCCCTTCCACGCCTACAGCGAGGGCAACCTCTGCTGGCAAGCCGCCTTTGAGGCCGCCCCCGCCACCTACGCCATGGCCCTGCGGGTTTGGCCCCAGGAAGAGTTGTCCTGGCAAACAGCTCAAGCCCGGCTGCGCCACAGCTTTCTTGAGGTGCTTGATCAGCATGGCCCAGCCGAGGTGACAGACATTTTGGATGTGGGCTGCTCGGTGGGCATTTCTACCCTCAGTCTGCACCGCCACTACGCTCAAAGAAATCCGGTGCGCACCGTGGGCCTCGATCTGTCGCCCTACATGCTAGCGGTGGCTCAATCCCAAGATACCAACCGTGAAATTGCCCAATGGGTACACGGGGCGGCAGAAGCTACCGGCTTCCCCGCTGCGTCGTTTGATGTGGTGACGATGCAGTTTGTTGCCCACGAACTACCCCGCACCGCTACCCAGGCCATCTTTGCCGAAGCCCGGCGAGTGCTGCGGCCCGGCGGGGTCTTGGCCATTGTCGACAACAACCCCAAGTCGCCCGTGATTCAGGCGCTTCCCCCGGTGCTCTTCACCCTGATGAAAAGCACCGAACCCTGGAGCGACGACTACTACACCTTTGATTTAGAAGCAGCCCTGGTTGAGGCTGGCTTTGAGCCACCCATCGCAGTGCCCAGCGACCCCCGCCACCGCACCTTAGTAGCGCGCAAGGGAATGTAG
- the cobA gene encoding uroporphyrinogen-III C-methyltransferase gives MTEPGTVYIVGAGPGSIDYLTLRGRDLLQRAECLVYDALVDEELLGLLPRGCDRINVGKRGGLPSTAQTDINQLLVRLALEGRQVVRLKSGDPFIFGRTAAEVQTLREAGCPVEVVPGVSSALAAPLLAGIPLTDPVWSHGFGVFTAHDLDLLDWPTLARLRTLVLLMGSRHLEEIVHRLRQNGCRGDMPVAIIRWGGHPQQQVWEGSLLTICQATRGETLSPCVMVFGEVVRLRPYLASGKQPTQDSKSKIQHSGESPGAVHCFVNAPYASHHPITPLPLTQKTILITRAAEQSSAFADLLITQGATVIDLPALEMRSPSSWAGLDEVIAALPTFSWLILSSANAVNFFVDRLLEQGKDLRALSSLKIAVVGRKTAAVLRQRGLVPDFIPPDFVADSLVGHFPEAVAGQRLLFPRVESGGREVLVQEFTAAGAEVVEVAAYESGCPEFADPNALTALKSGNVDVITFASSKTVVHTAQLLEQGLGADWREVLKGVAIASIGPKTSDSCRELLGRVDIEPAEYTLDGLTEAIVTWASALSA, from the coding sequence ATGACTGAGCCAGGGACTGTCTATATTGTTGGGGCCGGGCCGGGGAGCATCGACTACCTCACCCTGCGGGGGCGCGACCTGTTGCAGCGGGCCGAGTGCCTGGTGTACGACGCGCTAGTGGATGAGGAGCTGCTGGGGTTGTTGCCGAGGGGGTGCGATCGCATCAACGTTGGCAAACGCGGTGGTCTGCCCAGCACCGCCCAAACCGACATCAATCAACTCTTGGTCAGACTGGCACTAGAAGGGCGTCAAGTGGTACGCCTTAAAAGCGGCGACCCCTTTATCTTTGGCCGCACTGCCGCCGAAGTGCAGACCCTACGCGAGGCGGGTTGTCCAGTAGAAGTTGTGCCCGGCGTTTCGTCGGCTCTGGCGGCCCCGCTGCTGGCGGGTATTCCCCTCACCGACCCGGTGTGGAGCCACGGCTTTGGCGTTTTTACCGCCCACGATCTTGATCTGCTTGACTGGCCCACCCTGGCTCGCCTGCGCACCCTGGTGCTGCTCATGGGCAGTCGCCACCTCGAAGAAATCGTTCACCGCCTGCGCCAAAACGGCTGCCGAGGCGACATGCCAGTGGCCATTATTCGCTGGGGCGGCCACCCCCAGCAGCAGGTGTGGGAAGGCAGCCTGCTCACCATTTGCCAGGCAACTCGCGGCGAAACCCTCTCCCCCTGTGTGATGGTGTTTGGGGAAGTTGTCCGCCTGCGTCCTTATCTGGCTTCGGGCAAGCAACCAACCCAAGATTCAAAATCCAAAATCCAACATTCTGGAGAGAGCCCTGGAGCGGTGCATTGCTTCGTGAATGCACCCTACGCATCCCATCACCCCATCACTCCCCTCCCTCTCACTCAAAAGACCATCCTCATCACCCGTGCGGCCGAACAATCCAGCGCCTTTGCTGACTTGCTCATCACCCAGGGAGCTACGGTGATCGATCTCCCCGCACTGGAGATGCGATCGCCGTCGAGCTGGGCTGGGCTAGATGAAGTGATCGCTGCTCTTCCCACCTTCTCTTGGCTGATTCTCTCCTCGGCTAATGCGGTGAATTTCTTTGTGGATCGGCTGCTGGAGCAGGGGAAGGATCTGCGCGCCCTGAGTTCGCTCAAAATTGCCGTGGTGGGGCGTAAAACGGCGGCGGTGCTAAGACAACGGGGATTGGTACCAGACTTTATTCCCCCCGACTTTGTTGCCGATTCCCTGGTCGGTCACTTTCCTGAAGCGGTGGCGGGGCAGCGGTTGCTATTTCCCCGGGTAGAAAGCGGCGGTCGGGAAGTGCTGGTGCAGGAGTTCACCGCCGCCGGGGCCGAGGTGGTGGAAGTGGCGGCCTACGAATCGGGCTGTCCAGAGTTCGCCGACCCAAACGCCTTGACAGCCCTGAAAAGTGGCAATGTGGATGTGATCACCTTTGCCAGTTCGAAAACCGTGGTGCATACGGCTCAGCTTTTGGAACAGGGTTTAGGTGCGGACTGGCGCGAGGTGCTGAAGGGGGTGGCGATCGCCTCCATTGGCCCCAAAACCTCAGACAGCTGCCGCGAGCTTCTAGGCCGGGTGGATATTGAGCCAGCGGAATATACCTTAGATGGACTGACGGAGGCGATTGTCACATGGGCCAGCGCATTATCGGCCTAA